The Methanoplanus sp. FWC-SCC4 genome has a window encoding:
- a CDS encoding adenylyltransferase/cytidyltransferase family protein → MKRVVATGTFDILHPGHVFYLEESKKLGDELHVIVARDANVKHKPRPVIPEEQRLMMVRALKTVDFARLGSEKDMFEPIEEIKPDIITIGFNQYFDTGKLKDQLNERGIYSEVVKINDYKGQGFSSSRSIMQQILKQRCNETLEK, encoded by the coding sequence AGGGTGGTTGCAACAGGAACTTTTGATATACTTCACCCTGGCCATGTATTCTATCTTGAAGAGTCAAAAAAACTCGGAGATGAGCTGCACGTAATAGTAGCAAGGGATGCAAACGTAAAGCACAAACCAAGACCGGTTATCCCCGAGGAACAGAGGCTCATGATGGTAAGAGCACTCAAAACAGTTGACTTTGCACGCCTTGGTTCTGAAAAAGACATGTTTGAACCAATAGAAGAGATAAAACCCGATATTATCACAATAGGATTCAACCAGTACTTTGACACAGGCAAACTTAAAGACCAACTCAATGAGAGAGGAATTTATTCTGAAGTCGTAAAAATAAATGATTACAAAGGGCAGGGATTTTCCAGTTCGAGAAGCATCATGCAGCAGATATTAAAGCAGCGCTGTAATGAAACCCTGGAAAAATAA
- a CDS encoding M48 family metallopeptidase: MKFSGCDVSVVRRPVKNIRISVLPDKTIKVVAPPGFDVNSVLNEKKAWILKHVRQISENTPCSLNDDKFLIYGIYYDICGGDSCRIDFQDEVIFYSSPSDLENYLKERLKNDLTPRLDYFSEDMGVSYNRYSVKKQKTRWGSCSSKGNLNFNLRLIGLPPHLRDYVIVHELAHLKEMNHSRSFWSVVENHCPLYRDHRKELKKYWLLLNQNKIWTSLLE, encoded by the coding sequence ATGAAATTTTCCGGATGCGACGTCTCTGTTGTCAGGCGTCCTGTAAAAAATATCCGAATATCTGTTCTGCCCGACAAAACTATAAAAGTGGTCGCTCCCCCTGGGTTTGATGTAAATTCTGTTCTTAATGAAAAGAAGGCATGGATTTTAAAGCATGTCCGGCAAATTTCTGAGAATACCCCCTGCTCTTTAAATGACGATAAGTTTCTGATATATGGTATTTATTATGACATCTGCGGGGGTGATTCATGCAGGATTGACTTTCAGGATGAAGTCATTTTTTATTCATCGCCCTCTGACCTTGAAAATTATCTGAAAGAAAGGCTGAAAAATGATCTGACTCCCCGTCTTGATTATTTTTCAGAAGATATGGGTGTATCATACAACAGGTATTCTGTTAAAAAACAGAAGACAAGGTGGGGCAGCTGTTCCTCAAAGGGCAATCTCAATTTCAATCTCAGGCTGATCGGGCTTCCCCCGCATTTAAGGGATTATGTAATTGTTCATGAACTTGCCCACCTCAAAGAGATGAATCATTCACGGTCTTTTTGGAGCGTTGTTGAAAATCACTGTCCATTATACCGTGATCACAGAAAAGAGCTAAAAAAATACTGGCTTTTGTTAAACCAAAATAAAATCTGGACAAGTCTTCTTGAATAA
- a CDS encoding PAS domain-containing protein: MPAGQSDTINKIRMIIENPVCNTSGLPEEKDLPDFIDPVFNLSEKPVLIFGYPSGNIEYTNKSAVLYYKSLNLDAVSLNISDIFISVESDCENKVIAKIKDNSCEGVRLKFKSAEFSHNEKNYIAMILEGGFSDCKETKRSRDAIFESEILHRTTIDAIHDALVVVNRDLGIEIYNRAFGRITGYNNSSGELQGKNLQDIAPYLTGKLCLEYRYVFTSGETLDTTVKHREDGGLTIYEVLKSPIFEDGEVVKVLTILRDRTRSYQLEELKKEAFFQIEKNMEQFAILNDHIRNPLQGIVGLADLEGGSFGEKIILQAMEIDSIVRKLDTGWIESDKVRDMLSKHYGITVKRRPNVKSPIGMLKTRKMN; this comes from the coding sequence TTGCCCGCAGGACAGTCTGATACGATAAATAAAATCAGGATGATTATTGAAAATCCTGTTTGTAATACTTCCGGATTGCCTGAAGAAAAGGATTTGCCTGATTTCATTGATCCTGTTTTTAATCTCTCTGAAAAACCGGTTTTGATATTCGGGTATCCGTCGGGAAATATTGAATATACAAACAAATCCGCTGTCCTTTATTATAAAAGCCTGAATTTAGATGCCGTCTCCTTAAATATCAGCGATATTTTTATTTCGGTTGAATCTGATTGTGAAAATAAAGTAATTGCAAAAATAAAAGACAATTCCTGTGAAGGTGTCCGTTTAAAATTTAAATCAGCCGAATTTTCCCATAATGAAAAAAATTACATTGCAATGATTCTCGAAGGCGGATTTTCAGACTGCAAAGAAACAAAAAGAAGCCGTGATGCTATTTTTGAGTCTGAAATACTGCACCGGACAACAATTGATGCAATACATGACGCTCTTGTTGTTGTAAACAGGGATCTGGGTATTGAAATATATAACAGGGCATTTGGAAGAATAACCGGATATAATAATTCGTCCGGGGAACTTCAAGGTAAAAACCTTCAGGATATTGCCCCTTATCTTACTGGAAAACTCTGCCTTGAATACCGGTATGTGTTTACATCCGGAGAAACACTTGACACAACAGTAAAGCACCGTGAAGACGGCGGGCTTACTATATATGAGGTTTTAAAGTCTCCGATTTTTGAGGACGGGGAGGTTGTGAAGGTTTTGACTATTCTTCGCGACAGGACCCGCAGTTATCAACTTGAAGAGCTTAAAAAAGAGGCTTTTTTCCAGATTGAAAAAAATATGGAGCAGTTTGCCATATTAAATGATCATATAAGAAATCCGCTTCAGGGAATTGTGGGCCTTGCCGATCTTGAAGGCGGGTCATTTGGGGAAAAGATAATTTTACAGGCGATGGAAATAGACAGTATAGTAAGAAAGCTTGATACAGGATGGATTGAGTCGGATAAGGTCAGGGATATGCTCTCAAAGCATTACGGAATTACCGTAAAGCGGCGTCCCAACGTAAAAAGTCCGATTGGTATGCTCAAGACAAGAAAAATGAATTGA